The proteins below come from a single Oncorhynchus gorbuscha isolate QuinsamMale2020 ecotype Even-year linkage group LG12, OgorEven_v1.0, whole genome shotgun sequence genomic window:
- the mynn gene encoding myoneurin — MSQLAHSEHLLEQLRWQRESNVLCDITVVVGDTLFRAHRNVLAAFSGFFSALPDRGHLVTTLNPEFVSEQALNTLLKYIYSGELLTDSDGSEAVLGAAVFLGMREAERHLIDKSDSQREMRIESASPTTSPHCLASPPSPEAFKPLSCVSGGGSVEREEEEERGDPEYTPPSPSPPTSPRRGARKRKGRKPKATPQNQPLPSNPTSPSHDDTQDDTTVSQPQRGRGRGRGRGRGGGMRRDLSLKVSDLQIVEENETDLSPSSLKPVKRQRRSSGERRGKKRGRGRGRGRGKLKESRSSDGEGDEWKAGLKNQQVKEKPVCAECNKEFSEISSLRRHMRIHKGVKPFQCLFCSRAFTQGNQLKTHLRIHTGEKPFACSQCDKGFAQKCQLVAHCRMYHGEEKPYTCEQCGLQFATSSNYKIHCRKHSGEKPYVCEQCGKGFAQASTLTYHMRIHTGEKPYQCDDCGMAFSVSSSLITHKRKHTGEAPHECLVCQKAFITKRELNKHSRIHNGGDSAVKQRVTCELCGNTYAGLSSLKKHQERQHLVPMAVPEWVLLHNIPIDHQGLISRDAPSPMHEEPSNPDPEEPGNPDPEEPGNPDPEEPGNPDPEEPGNPDPEEPGNPDLEEADNHEPTTPNLSPNPLSVLVEQLRTSSSNFSSSLSHCDPAYPVEDMEQIIIIRTLDNDPCPDP; from the exons ATGTCACAGCTGGCCCACAGCGAGCACCTGTTGGAGCAGCTGCGTTGGCAGCGGGAAAGCAAcgttctgtgtgacattacggtCGTCGTGGGCGACACGCTGTTCCGAGCGCACCGTAATGTCCTGGCAGCGTTCAGCGGGTTCTTCTCCGCACTGCCTGACAGAGGTCACCTGGTCACAACCCTTAACCCGGAGTTTGTCAGTGAGCAGGCCCTGAACACCCTGCTGAAATACATCTATTCTGGAGAACTACTCACTGACAG TGATGGGTCGGAGGCCGTGCTGGGAGCGGCGGTGTTCTTGGGGATGAGGGAGGCAGAGCGTCACCTGATAGACAAGTCTGACAGCCAACGGGAGATGAGGATAGAGTCAGCCTCACCTACCACCTCCCCCCATTGCTTAGCTTCACCCCCCAGCCCAGAGGCGTTCAAGCCCTTGTCCTGCGTTTCTGGAGGGGGCtcggtagagagggaggaggaagaagagcgGGGAGATCCAGagtacacccctccctccccaagcCCCCCAACATCCCCCCGAAGAGGAGCGAGgaaaagaaagggaagaaagcCAAAGGCCACACCTCAAAACCAACCCTTGCCTAGCAACCCAACATCACCTAGCCATGATGACACCCAAGATGACACAACAGTCTCCCAGCctcagagggggaggggcagggggaggggaagggggaggggaggaggaatgaggagggatcTGTCATTGAAGGTGTCAGACCTTCAGATCGTTGAGGAGAATGAGACAGACCTCAGCCCTTCATCATTGAAACCTGTCAAGAGGCAAaggaggagcagtggagagaggagaggaaagaagagagggagaggcagaggcagaggaagagggaAACTGAAGGAGAGCAGATCGAGcgatggagagggggatgagtggaaggcTGGGTTGAAGAACCAACAGGTGAAAGAGAAGCCAGTGTGTGCTGAGTGTAACAAAGAGTTCTCTGAGATCAGTAGCCTGAGGAGACACATGAGGATCCATAAAGGAGTGAAACCTTTCCAGTGTCTCTTCTGTTCCCGAGCCTTCACACAGGGAAACCAGCTCAAGACTCACCTCCGTATACACAcag GAGAGAAGCCGTTTGCATGTTCTCAGTGTGACAAGGGTTTTGCCCAGAAGTGTCAGTTGGTGGCTCACTGTCGAATGTACCACGGAGAAGAGAAACCTTACACCTGTGAACAATGTGGGCTGCAGTTCGCTACCTCATCTAACTACAAGATACACTGCAG GAAGCACAGTGGAGAGAAGCCGTATGTGTGTGAACAGTGTGGGAAGGGTTTTGCCCAGGCCAGCACTCTGACCTATCACATGAGgatccacacaggagagaaaccttaccaATGTGACGATTGTGGGATGGCCTtctccgtctcttcctctctcatcacaCACAAACGCaaacacacag GTGAAGCTCCACACGAGTGTCTGGTGTGTCAGAAGGCCTTCATTACCAAACGAGAACTCAACAAACACTCCCGCATCCACAACG gtggagaCTCAGCTGTTAAGCAGCGTGTGACATGTGAGCTGTGTGGAAACACCTACGCTGGCCTGAGCAGCCTGAAGAAACACCAAGAGAGACAACACTTag ttCCAATGGCGGTTCCAGAATGGGTTCTCCTCCACAACATTCCTATCGACCACCAGGGGCTAATCTCCCGCGATGCGCCCAGCCCCATGCACGAGGAGCCAAGCAACCCTGACCCCGAGGAGCCAGGCAACCCTGACCCCGAGGAGCCAGGCAACCCTGACCCCGAGGAGCCAGGCAACCCTGACCCCGAGGAGCCAGGCAACCCTGACCCCGAGGAGCCAGGCAACCCTGACCTCGAGGAGGCAGACAACCATGAACCAACGACCCCTAACTTGAGCCCAAACCCTCTCAGTGTTCTAGTAGAACAGTTGCGTACATCTTCCTCCAacttctcttcctcactctcccaCTGTGATCCAGCCTACCCTGTCGAAGACATGGAGCAGATCATCATCATTAGAACTTTGGACAATGACCCCTGCCCTGACCCCTGA